One region of Oryza sativa Japonica Group chromosome 5, ASM3414082v1 genomic DNA includes:
- the LOC4337553 gene encoding E3 ubiquitin-protein ligase CHIP isoform X1 has protein sequence MATAADGVAVARQAELRRIEGNSCFNKARLGAAIDCYTEAIALCPDVAVYWLNRGLCHFKRKEWAKVEEDSRRALALDDTLVKGHYLLGCAMLEKEQCALAIKEFNKVCYYTSMALALDLLKSSNLGDKMAEDIWQVLAKAKYQDWEIHSTKRVWKMQSLKEACENALQEHHFLSGTLVGDGSTNEYTDQLKLLSEVFTKATIDDTPTDVPDYLCCQITFEIFRDPVITPSGITYERSIILEHLCKVGNFDPVTREPLKEHQLVPNLAIKEAVQAYLKNHSWAYKLN, from the exons atggcgacggcggcggatggcgTGGCGGTAGCGAGGCAAGCGGAGCTCCGGCGGATCGAGGGCAACTCCTGCTTCAACAAGgcccgcctcggcgccgccatcgACTGCTACACCGAG GCTATCGCTCTTTGCCCCGACGTCGCCGTCTACTGGCTCAACCGGGGCCTCTGCCATTTCAAGCGCAA GGAATGGGCTAAGGTCGAAGAGGATAGCAGGAGAGCTCTTGCCCTTGATGACACTCTGGTCAAG GGTCACTATTTGCTGGGATGTGCCATGCTTGAGAAGGAACAATGTGCTCTTGCTATCAAGGAATTCAACAAGGTTTGTTATTATACTTCTATGGCCCTT GCTTTGGATCTTCTTAAGTCTTCGAATTTGGGGGACAAAATGGCGGAGGACATTTGGCAGGTTCTTGCGAAGGCAAAATACCAAGATTGGGAAATACACTCCACTAAGAGAGTTTGGAAGATGCAAAGTTTAAA GGAAGCATGTGAAAATGCTTTGCAGGAGCACCACTTTCTTAGTGGCACACTTGTGGGAGATGGCTCAACCAATGAGTATACAGACCAACTGAAATTGTTATCAGAAGTCTTCACCAAAGCTACAATCGACGATACACCAACAGAT GTGCCTGACTACCTTTGCTGCCAAATAACCTTTGAGATTTTTAGAGATCCAGTGATCACACCCAGTGGTATAACGTATGAGAGGTCCATAATCCTTGAACATCTTTGCAAG GTGGGCAATTTCGACCCGGTGACACGAGAGCCTCTGAAAGAGCATCAATTGGTTCCTAACCTGGCTATAAAGGAAGCAGTCCAAGCCTACCTCAAGAATCACAGTTGGGCCTACAAGTTGAACTGA
- the LOC4337553 gene encoding E3 ubiquitin-protein ligase CHIP isoform X2 has translation MDRLLFLVLGDDAFSDYIQLQVPINFLKKRKRRKKCSNRSKTGRKTNQIQEAASMATAADGVAVARQAELRRIEGNSCFNKARLGAAIDCYTEAIALCPDVAVYWLNRGLCHFKRKEWAKVEEDSRRALALDDTLVKGHYLLGCAMLEKEQCALAIKEFNKALDLLKSSNLGDKMAEDIWQVLAKAKYQDWEIHSTKRVWKMQSLKEACENALQEHHFLSGTLVGDGSTNEYTDQLKLLSEVFTKATIDDTPTDVPDYLCCQITFEIFRDPVITPSGITYERSIILEHLCKVGNFDPVTREPLKEHQLVPNLAIKEAVQAYLKNHSWAYKLN, from the exons ATGGATCGTCTCCTTTTTTTGGTCCTTGGGGATGACGCGTTCTCAGATTACATACAACTCCAAGTTCCAATCAATTtcttaaagaaaagaaaaaggaggaagaagTGTTCAAACCGAAGCAAAACGGGAAGGAAAACCAACCAAATCCAAGAAGCTGCTTctatggcgacggcggcggatggcgTGGCGGTAGCGAGGCAAGCGGAGCTCCGGCGGATCGAGGGCAACTCCTGCTTCAACAAGgcccgcctcggcgccgccatcgACTGCTACACCGAG GCTATCGCTCTTTGCCCCGACGTCGCCGTCTACTGGCTCAACCGGGGCCTCTGCCATTTCAAGCGCAA GGAATGGGCTAAGGTCGAAGAGGATAGCAGGAGAGCTCTTGCCCTTGATGACACTCTGGTCAAG GGTCACTATTTGCTGGGATGTGCCATGCTTGAGAAGGAACAATGTGCTCTTGCTATCAAGGAATTCAACAAG GCTTTGGATCTTCTTAAGTCTTCGAATTTGGGGGACAAAATGGCGGAGGACATTTGGCAGGTTCTTGCGAAGGCAAAATACCAAGATTGGGAAATACACTCCACTAAGAGAGTTTGGAAGATGCAAAGTTTAAA GGAAGCATGTGAAAATGCTTTGCAGGAGCACCACTTTCTTAGTGGCACACTTGTGGGAGATGGCTCAACCAATGAGTATACAGACCAACTGAAATTGTTATCAGAAGTCTTCACCAAAGCTACAATCGACGATACACCAACAGAT GTGCCTGACTACCTTTGCTGCCAAATAACCTTTGAGATTTTTAGAGATCCAGTGATCACACCCAGTGGTATAACGTATGAGAGGTCCATAATCCTTGAACATCTTTGCAAG GTGGGCAATTTCGACCCGGTGACACGAGAGCCTCTGAAAGAGCATCAATTGGTTCCTAACCTGGCTATAAAGGAAGCAGTCCAAGCCTACCTCAAGAATCACAGTTGGGCCTACAAGTTGAACTGA